The following coding sequences lie in one Pseudomonadota bacterium genomic window:
- a CDS encoding GSU2203 family decaheme c-type cytochrome: MKMRKNWLLLGMGILGVLLLTVAACTTFTNQRASALKLPVPVEGAQYIGDEACADCHYELAPRFSATIHGRIMAAETAIGMQGCETCHGPSSKHAEEEDPEMVISFKTLDADQASAVCLRCHSDGGQMDWAGTAHPFNEVACTTCHQVHDAPVMPASLKKAEPELCYQCHQLERAKMYYPSHHPVKEGKMVCSDCHANHGSMVSNLKTDERLNDLCLNCHTRYQGPFVFEHAPVSDDCTICHDPHGTVANNLKIQNEPFLCLQCHEPHFHSGRTANPFAFGDTLAAPSGSVDAKALPGQPGYVDPRAHTSMSWGQAYATKCTQCHVQVHGSDLPSQTVPGQGRGLTR; this comes from the coding sequence ATGAAAATGAGAAAAAATTGGTTATTGCTGGGTATGGGGATACTGGGGGTGCTGTTGCTGACAGTGGCTGCCTGTACTACCTTTACCAATCAGCGGGCCAGTGCCTTGAAACTGCCGGTGCCCGTGGAAGGGGCCCAGTATATCGGCGATGAAGCCTGTGCTGATTGCCATTATGAACTGGCGCCCAGGTTCAGTGCTACCATTCATGGCCGGATCATGGCGGCTGAAACGGCAATCGGCATGCAGGGATGTGAAACCTGTCACGGTCCGTCAAGTAAACACGCTGAAGAAGAAGATCCGGAAATGGTTATTTCCTTCAAAACATTGGATGCCGACCAGGCTTCCGCCGTCTGTCTCCGCTGTCACAGCGACGGTGGACAGATGGACTGGGCCGGTACCGCCCATCCGTTCAATGAAGTGGCCTGCACCACCTGCCACCAGGTTCATGATGCTCCGGTTATGCCGGCTTCTCTGAAAAAAGCCGAACCGGAACTCTGTTACCAGTGTCATCAACTGGAACGGGCTAAAATGTACTATCCTTCCCATCATCCGGTGAAGGAAGGCAAGATGGTCTGCAGCGACTGCCACGCCAATCATGGTTCCATGGTCAGTAACCTGAAGACCGATGAACGTCTCAATGATCTCTGCCTCAACTGCCATACCCGTTACCAGGGTCCGTTTGTTTTTGAACATGCTCCGGTCAGCGATGACTGTACCATCTGTCATGATCCTCACGGGACGGTAGCCAATAACCTTAAAATTCAGAATGAGCCTTTCCTCTGTCTGCAGTGCCATGAGCCCCATTTTCACTCTGGCAGGACGGCAAATCCATTTGCATTTGGAGATACGCTTGCCGCTCCAAGCGGTAGTGTTGATGCTAAAGCCCTTCCAGGGCAGCCTGGCTATGTGGATCCACGGGCTCATACTTCTATGTCGTGGGGACAGGCCTATGCCACCAAATGTACCCAGTGCCACGTGCAGGTCCATGGCAGTGATCTGCCGTCCCAGACAGTTCCCGGACAGGGTCGGGGCTTAACCAGATAA
- the rpmF gene encoding 50S ribosomal protein L32 yields MAVPKRKTSKARKRKRRAHQSLTAPAHSTCPNCQAPTIPHRICASCGSYKGEVIVASNNE; encoded by the coding sequence ATGGCCGTACCAAAGAGAAAAACCTCAAAAGCCAGAAAAAGGAAGCGTCGGGCACACCAGTCACTGACTGCACCGGCTCATTCCACTTGCCCTAACTGTCAGGCTCCAACTATTCCCCACCGGATCTGTGCCAGTTGCGGTTCCTACAAAGGGGAAGTTATTGTCGCCAGCAACAATGAATAA
- a CDS encoding GSU2204 family CXXCH-containing (seleno)protein has product MKRIALLSLLAVCLILAPSFAKADQTTGKVSLGFGSIDMDDSKEGAGEYLYLDQGTRVTLDAEVDGWQKGIKYDADFNIIDQDEIDGALKFDFKRYFRTDNKYQRFTHWLENDDLVNWNTDSDSDFSFPAMAPDNVFYTALGTKAILCKPDLVGANVGVAQHSSWGKDLYIIREEFTSKNEFLIPGAEFIKIHADYRRETRRGYEQGRTMNKCSGCHFFAEDRRVNERTEDFKIGATAHLGLLTLDYTFFYREFDEDAGSPTNQYVGASNPGPPGSGLSDQKMIWDKADGAIPYDATPDSEKDSHIIKAQLALPLNTTVFGTYVNTTVENQTADDFNGDYDNGAYHVSDEPEYDYDRLAFRLTSSPINNLTVSLRYSYEDLDNDTVEIRYDDGVYEATQGSGSAMVDPAGYGLHGYNEHHDGFPWERESSLDREIDTFGVDLKYRLFARTNLLLGYEYEEIDRGYEALGETETDTFKVSLNSRYFKNLSLRLKYQYENIDEPFAHEGAALADADAVDAWLLASRPAGWVYDGTCQNIGSAKYSKAGLPIHLFSEATEYFVMYNSRQATLTSEPEDRHEFSFNATWLISPKLSANAHFKYQLEEVEMDIPGFSNSYDKEMFTPGVDLWFAPTDRLVFTLAYQYQKMEDETFLSIPAYGGUAGSFLHPSFGYTLDEIEYNTDVHTLMFNADFACSDKLNLNGSIIWNKGESEMDDVNAGTFTGSNPGATAADPGFAGMNHYVALPGWEDNSDLEIDQVEYSLGAVYSLTDSISLNLNASYFDYNDDDPYLYDKDGDVLYVNGGMTMRF; this is encoded by the coding sequence ATGAAACGGATTGCTTTATTATCTCTGTTGGCAGTCTGCCTGATCCTTGCTCCCAGCTTTGCCAAAGCCGACCAGACAACCGGAAAGGTTAGTCTTGGTTTTGGGAGCATAGATATGGACGACTCTAAAGAAGGCGCCGGCGAATACCTCTACCTTGACCAGGGGACCAGAGTTACCCTTGATGCTGAGGTAGATGGCTGGCAGAAGGGCATCAAGTATGATGCTGATTTTAATATTATTGATCAAGATGAAATTGACGGGGCGTTGAAATTTGATTTCAAGCGTTATTTCCGCACCGACAACAAGTACCAGCGCTTTACTCATTGGCTGGAAAATGATGATCTGGTGAACTGGAATACCGATTCTGATTCTGATTTTAGCTTTCCGGCCATGGCTCCCGATAATGTGTTTTATACTGCTTTAGGCACCAAGGCGATTTTGTGTAAGCCTGACTTGGTCGGGGCTAACGTTGGTGTCGCCCAGCATAGTTCCTGGGGCAAGGATCTCTATATTATCCGTGAGGAGTTTACCAGTAAGAACGAATTCCTTATTCCCGGGGCCGAATTTATCAAGATTCATGCCGACTACCGCCGGGAAACGCGGCGCGGTTATGAACAGGGCCGGACGATGAATAAGTGTTCCGGCTGTCACTTTTTTGCCGAGGATCGGCGAGTCAATGAGCGAACCGAAGACTTCAAAATCGGGGCCACCGCCCACCTGGGGTTATTGACCCTTGATTATACCTTTTTCTACCGTGAATTTGATGAGGATGCCGGCTCGCCCACCAACCAGTATGTCGGGGCCAGCAATCCCGGGCCGCCGGGTTCAGGCTTATCCGATCAGAAGATGATTTGGGATAAAGCCGACGGCGCAATTCCCTATGATGCCACCCCGGATTCTGAAAAGGATTCGCACATCATCAAGGCCCAGTTGGCGTTGCCCCTCAATACCACGGTTTTTGGTACCTATGTAAATACCACGGTTGAAAACCAGACGGCCGATGATTTCAATGGCGACTATGACAACGGTGCCTACCATGTAAGTGATGAGCCGGAATATGATTATGATCGCCTGGCCTTCCGTCTGACCTCGTCACCCATTAATAATCTCACTGTATCTCTGCGTTACTCGTATGAAGACCTGGATAATGATACGGTGGAAATCCGCTATGATGACGGTGTTTATGAGGCCACTCAGGGCAGCGGTTCAGCAATGGTGGATCCGGCAGGTTATGGTTTGCATGGTTATAATGAGCATCATGACGGTTTTCCCTGGGAACGGGAGTCGTCCCTGGATCGGGAGATTGATACCTTTGGCGTTGATCTCAAATATCGTCTCTTTGCCCGGACCAATCTACTCCTTGGTTATGAGTATGAAGAGATTGACCGCGGATACGAGGCTTTGGGTGAAACCGAAACCGATACCTTCAAGGTCAGCCTCAACAGCCGTTATTTCAAGAATCTGAGCCTGCGGCTCAAATACCAGTATGAAAATATTGACGAACCATTCGCTCATGAAGGGGCGGCCCTGGCGGATGCCGACGCGGTTGATGCCTGGTTGCTGGCAAGTCGCCCTGCCGGTTGGGTATATGATGGTACTTGCCAGAATATTGGTAGTGCGAAATATTCAAAAGCCGGACTTCCAATACATCTTTTCAGTGAGGCCACCGAGTATTTTGTCATGTACAACAGTCGGCAAGCAACTTTGACTTCTGAGCCTGAGGATAGGCATGAATTTTCTTTCAATGCCACCTGGCTTATCTCACCGAAGCTGTCGGCCAACGCCCACTTCAAGTATCAGTTGGAAGAGGTGGAGATGGATATCCCCGGATTTTCCAACAGCTATGACAAGGAGATGTTTACTCCGGGGGTTGATCTGTGGTTTGCCCCCACCGACCGGCTGGTGTTTACGTTGGCCTATCAGTACCAGAAGATGGAGGATGAAACATTTCTTTCAATCCCCGCCTATGGCGGCTGAGCAGGCTCATTCTTGCACCCAAGTTTTGGGTACACGTTGGATGAGATTGAGTACAATACCGATGTTCACACTCTGATGTTTAATGCCGATTTTGCCTGTTCAGATAAGTTGAACTTAAATGGCAGCATTATCTGGAACAAAGGCGAATCTGAAATGGATGATGTCAATGCCGGAACCTTTACCGGATCCAATCCTGGGGCTACGGCTGCTGATCCCGGCTTTGCTGGTATGAACCATTATGTGGCTCTGCCGGGTTGGGAAGATAATTCCGATCTGGAGATCGACCAGGTTGAATACAGCCTGGGGGCTGTCTATAGCCTTACCGACAGTATCAGTTTGAATTTGAACGCCAGCTACTTTGATTACAATGATGATGATCCCTATCTGTACGATAAGGATGGTGATGTTCTGTATGTCAATGGCGGGATGACCATGCGTTTCTAG